In Burkholderia gladioli, a genomic segment contains:
- a CDS encoding DNA topoisomerase III, whose amino-acid sequence MSKALIIAEKPSVANDIARALGGFTKHDEYFESDDFVLSSAVGHLLEIAAPEEYEVKRGKWSFAHLPVIPPHFDLNPIAKSESRLKVLTKLIKRKDIDRLINACDAGREGELIFRLIAQHAKAKQPVQRLWLQSMTPAAIRDGFAKLRSDADMQPLADAARCRSEADWLVGINGTRAMTAFNSKGGGFFLTTVGRVQTPTLSIVVEREEKIRRFVPRDYWEVRAEFVCAGGFYEGRWYDPKFKRDEHDPEKRDSRLWALPAAETIVAACRGQIGVVSEESKPSTQLSPLLYDLTSLQREANSRFGFSAKNTLGLAQALYEKHKVLTYPRTDARALPEDYLGTVKQTLEMLKESNNYLPHAKQVLDKGWVKPNKRIFDNAKISDHFAIIPTLQAPKALSEPEQKLYDLVVKRFLAVFFPAAEYKVTTRITEVAGHHFKTEGKVLVEPGWLQVYGRDAEGADANLVPVQKDEKVKTDKVAAHQLVTKPPARYSEATLLSAMEGAGKLVEDDELREAMAAKGLGTPATRAAIIEGLLGEKYLIREGRELIPTAKAFQLTTLLRGLGVKELTAPELTGEWEYKLSQMERGNLPRDTFMQEIARMTQTIVKRAKEYDSDTIPGDYATLQTPCPNCGGQVKENYRRFACTKCEFSISKIPGSRQFEIPEVEELLQKKEIGPLSGFRSKMGRPFSAILKLSFDDETKNYKLEFDFGQDQGGEDGEAPDFSAQEPVGACPKCGARVFEHGMSYVCENSVANPKTCDFRSGKVILQQEIAREQMAKLLSDGRTDLLPNFKSSRTGRNFKAFLVKQPDGKIGFEFEKKEPKPGAAAKKTAAKKTAAAANEDGAGSDAAEAAVPAKKTAAAKKAPAAKKTGAAKKAPARKTGS is encoded by the coding sequence ATGTCCAAAGCACTGATCATTGCGGAAAAGCCTTCTGTCGCGAACGATATCGCGCGCGCCCTGGGCGGCTTTACCAAGCATGACGAATACTTCGAAAGCGACGACTTCGTCCTGTCGTCCGCGGTCGGCCACCTGCTCGAAATCGCCGCGCCCGAGGAATACGAGGTCAAGCGCGGCAAATGGAGTTTCGCGCATCTGCCCGTCATCCCCCCGCATTTCGACCTCAACCCGATCGCAAAAAGCGAATCGCGGCTCAAGGTGCTGACCAAGCTGATCAAGCGCAAGGACATCGACCGCCTCATCAACGCCTGTGACGCGGGACGCGAGGGCGAGCTGATCTTCCGCCTGATCGCGCAGCATGCGAAGGCCAAGCAGCCGGTCCAGCGCCTCTGGCTCCAGTCGATGACGCCGGCCGCGATCCGCGACGGTTTCGCCAAGCTGCGCAGCGACGCCGACATGCAGCCGCTGGCCGACGCCGCCCGCTGCCGCTCGGAAGCCGACTGGCTGGTCGGCATCAACGGCACGCGCGCGATGACCGCCTTCAACAGCAAGGGCGGGGGCTTCTTCCTGACCACCGTCGGGCGCGTGCAGACGCCGACGCTATCGATCGTGGTGGAGCGCGAGGAGAAGATCCGGCGCTTCGTGCCGCGCGACTACTGGGAAGTGCGCGCCGAGTTCGTCTGCGCCGGCGGCTTCTACGAAGGCCGCTGGTACGACCCGAAATTCAAGCGCGACGAGCACGATCCCGAGAAGCGCGATTCGCGCCTGTGGGCGCTGCCGGCGGCCGAAACCATCGTGGCGGCCTGCCGCGGCCAGATCGGCGTGGTCAGCGAGGAATCCAAGCCCTCGACCCAGCTCTCGCCGCTGCTCTACGACCTGACCAGCCTGCAGCGCGAGGCGAACAGCCGTTTCGGCTTCTCCGCCAAGAACACGCTGGGCCTGGCCCAGGCGCTGTATGAAAAGCACAAGGTGCTGACCTACCCGCGTACCGACGCGCGCGCGCTGCCCGAGGACTACCTCGGCACCGTCAAGCAGACCCTGGAGATGCTCAAGGAGAGCAACAACTACCTGCCGCACGCCAAGCAGGTGCTCGACAAGGGCTGGGTCAAGCCGAACAAGCGGATCTTCGACAACGCCAAGATCAGCGACCACTTCGCCATCATCCCGACCCTGCAGGCGCCCAAGGCCCTGTCCGAGCCGGAGCAGAAGCTCTACGACCTGGTGGTCAAGCGCTTCCTGGCGGTGTTCTTCCCGGCGGCCGAGTACAAGGTCACCACCCGCATCACCGAGGTGGCCGGCCATCACTTCAAGACCGAGGGCAAGGTGCTGGTCGAGCCGGGCTGGCTGCAGGTCTATGGCCGCGACGCCGAGGGCGCCGACGCCAACCTGGTGCCGGTGCAGAAGGACGAGAAGGTCAAGACCGACAAGGTCGCCGCGCACCAGCTGGTGACCAAGCCGCCCGCGCGCTATTCGGAAGCCACCCTGCTCTCGGCGATGGAAGGCGCCGGCAAGCTGGTCGAGGACGACGAGCTGCGCGAGGCGATGGCCGCCAAGGGGCTCGGCACGCCGGCCACGCGCGCGGCCATCATCGAAGGCCTGCTCGGCGAGAAATACCTGATCCGCGAAGGCCGCGAGCTGATCCCGACCGCCAAGGCGTTCCAGCTCACCACCCTGCTGCGCGGCCTCGGCGTGAAGGAGCTGACCGCGCCCGAGCTGACCGGCGAATGGGAATACAAGCTCTCGCAGATGGAACGCGGCAACCTGCCTCGCGATACCTTCATGCAGGAAATCGCGCGGATGACGCAGACCATCGTCAAACGCGCCAAGGAATACGATTCGGACACGATCCCGGGCGACTACGCGACGCTCCAGACGCCGTGCCCGAATTGCGGCGGCCAGGTGAAGGAGAACTACCGGCGCTTCGCCTGCACCAAGTGCGAGTTCTCGATCTCCAAGATCCCGGGCAGCCGCCAGTTCGAGATCCCCGAGGTCGAGGAACTGCTGCAAAAGAAGGAAATCGGCCCGCTGTCGGGCTTCCGCAGCAAGATGGGCCGGCCGTTCTCGGCGATCCTCAAGCTGTCCTTCGACGACGAGACCAAGAACTACAAGCTCGAGTTCGATTTCGGCCAGGACCAGGGCGGCGAGGATGGCGAGGCGCCCGACTTCTCCGCGCAGGAGCCGGTGGGCGCCTGCCCGAAGTGCGGCGCTCGCGTGTTCGAGCACGGCATGAGCTATGTCTGCGAGAACTCGGTGGCCAACCCGAAGACCTGCGACTTCCGCTCCGGCAAGGTGATCCTGCAGCAGGAGATCGCTCGCGAGCAGATGGCCAAGCTGCTGTCGGACGGCCGCACCGACCTGCTGCCGAACTTCAAGTCCTCGCGCACCGGCCGCAACTTCAAGGCCTTCCTGGTCAAGCAGCCCGACGGCAAGATCGGCTTCGAGTTCGAGAAGAAGGAGCCGAAGCCGGGCGCCGCCGCCAAGAAGACCGCGGCGAAGAAGACCGCCGCGGCCGCCAACGAGGACGGCGCCGGTTCGGATGCGGCCGAAGCCGCGGTGCCGGCCAAGAAGACGGCCGCCGCGAAGAAGGCGCCGGCCGCCAAGAAAACGGGTGCGGCCAAGAAGGCACCGGCTCGCAAGACCGGTTCGTGA
- a CDS encoding LysR family transcriptional regulator has translation MDHLQSMRVFVKVADLGSFARAASAMDISNAVATRHVADLEGRLGTRLLNRTTRSLSLTESGQVYLERARQILDELEDVEQMVVARNHEPVGTLRIVAPVVFGLHNLAPVLQTYTQRYPKVIPDLTLVDRQVDLVEEGFDVGVVIARQMRSASIVTRRLTTGCMTVCATPAYLEQHGVPTHPEHLMEHPSLSLPSEYWGDERVFTGPDGEVRVRPTNVIVANNTEMLRQFALLGMGIAMLPSYLIGGDTARGKLVRLLPDYRLPQVEINVAYPSRRHLPAKVRTFIDHLVEHFSHSPETALGEQWAGSGLQPPSQSDLAAAPQGSSRPAGPSMPAPLPKNRQRVTAPTPL, from the coding sequence ATGGATCATTTGCAGTCGATGCGAGTGTTCGTCAAGGTGGCGGATCTGGGCAGCTTCGCGCGAGCGGCCAGTGCGATGGATATCTCGAACGCCGTGGCCACGCGCCATGTCGCGGACCTCGAAGGTCGGCTCGGCACGCGCCTGCTGAACCGGACCACGCGCAGCCTTTCCCTGACCGAATCCGGTCAGGTCTATCTGGAACGTGCCCGCCAGATCCTCGACGAGCTCGAGGACGTCGAGCAGATGGTGGTGGCGCGCAATCATGAGCCGGTCGGCACGTTGCGCATCGTCGCGCCGGTCGTGTTCGGCCTGCACAACCTCGCGCCGGTGCTGCAGACCTACACCCAGCGCTATCCCAAGGTGATTCCCGACCTGACCCTCGTTGACCGCCAGGTCGACCTGGTCGAGGAAGGCTTCGACGTCGGTGTGGTGATCGCGCGGCAGATGCGCAGCGCCAGCATCGTCACGCGCCGCCTGACCACCGGCTGCATGACGGTCTGCGCGACGCCCGCCTACCTGGAGCAGCATGGCGTGCCGACCCATCCCGAGCATTTGATGGAGCACCCCTCGCTGAGCCTGCCCTCCGAATACTGGGGCGACGAGCGTGTGTTCACGGGGCCGGACGGCGAAGTGCGGGTGCGGCCGACCAATGTGATCGTCGCCAACAATACCGAGATGCTGCGCCAGTTCGCGCTGCTCGGCATGGGCATCGCGATGCTGCCGAGCTACCTGATCGGCGGCGACACGGCGCGCGGCAAGCTGGTGCGCCTGCTGCCCGACTACCGCCTGCCGCAAGTCGAGATCAACGTTGCGTACCCGAGCCGTCGCCACCTGCCGGCCAAGGTCCGCACCTTCATCGATCACCTGGTCGAGCACTTCAGCCATTCGCCGGAAACGGCGCTCGGCGAGCAGTGGGCCGGCAGCGGCCTGCAGCCGCCGTCGCAGTCGGACTTGGCCGCCGCGCCGCAAGGCAGCTCGCGCCCGGCCGGCCCGTCGATGCCGGCGCCGCTGCCGAAGAATCGCCAGCGCGTGACCGCGCCGACGCCGCTCTAA